From one Alicyclobacillus acidocaldarius subsp. acidocaldarius Tc-4-1 genomic stretch:
- a CDS encoding TIGR02328 family protein — translation MIVRLWHEALIPKLPRAQLLGQHRECCALRGLGWNRPHATVNYVFQHPYEYLVQYHRLVMEEMERRGYRVDPAWWDPRYRGKRAPLADVDSSRYSRSSPIYPEHDDRYLAACLENLRAKGIIL, via the coding sequence GTGATCGTGAGACTCTGGCATGAGGCGTTGATTCCGAAGCTGCCGCGCGCGCAGCTGTTGGGCCAGCATCGGGAATGCTGTGCCCTGCGTGGACTTGGCTGGAATCGACCCCACGCGACGGTGAATTACGTCTTTCAGCATCCGTACGAGTACCTGGTCCAGTATCACCGGCTCGTCATGGAGGAGATGGAGCGCCGAGGGTACCGCGTGGATCCCGCGTGGTGGGACCCGCGCTACCGCGGCAAGCGCGCGCCGCTGGCGGATGTTGACTCTTCCCGCTATTCCCGGTCGTCGCCCATTTATCCTGAGCACGACGACAGGTATCTGGCCGCTTGTCTCGAAAACTTACGGGCGAAGGGCATCATTCTTTGA
- a CDS encoding EAL domain-containing protein produces the protein MSCPGCEVGQGGVTLKVPEEDVEGVLRSLASARAVRWSGASTVSMPPDVFVARATYWQAFFDTSSWRVGLTGPDGADATDRPFDAFVEELPSVWIDELLARRGIQMAMQPIVDLTKGSVVACEMLVRATAPDGSFVSPHALFEAAREQSRLFALDRACRIEAIAAARRLPADWDVFVNFIPTAIYVPEHCLQSTFAAAEQYAVHPSRLVFEVVETERVDDVAHLRAILAFYRAKGVRYALDDFGEGYSDENMLRAISPDVVKLDRQYVDHVDRDPAKRRVAEGLARVAQSLDIRLLAEGVERPEEAKALLELGYTWQQGYLYARPSLEVPDGSIARLPRA, from the coding sequence ATGTCGTGTCCTGGATGTGAGGTTGGGCAAGGTGGCGTCACGCTGAAGGTTCCCGAGGAAGATGTGGAGGGCGTCCTGCGTTCCCTCGCGTCTGCGCGCGCAGTCCGCTGGTCTGGCGCGTCGACGGTCTCCATGCCGCCCGATGTGTTTGTAGCTCGCGCAACGTACTGGCAAGCGTTCTTCGATACGAGCTCGTGGAGGGTCGGATTGACAGGCCCTGACGGGGCCGATGCGACGGATCGCCCGTTTGACGCGTTCGTCGAAGAGCTTCCTTCCGTCTGGATTGACGAGTTGCTCGCTAGGCGCGGCATCCAAATGGCCATGCAGCCGATTGTGGACCTGACGAAGGGGAGCGTGGTCGCCTGTGAAATGCTTGTGCGTGCCACGGCCCCGGACGGAAGCTTCGTTTCGCCGCACGCGCTCTTTGAGGCGGCCCGCGAACAATCCCGGCTCTTCGCGCTCGATCGCGCCTGTCGGATTGAGGCCATCGCGGCGGCGAGGCGGCTGCCCGCGGACTGGGACGTCTTTGTGAATTTCATCCCGACCGCCATTTACGTGCCCGAGCATTGCCTCCAGTCCACCTTCGCGGCCGCAGAGCAGTACGCCGTCCACCCATCCAGGCTGGTGTTTGAGGTGGTGGAGACGGAGCGCGTCGATGATGTCGCCCATCTGCGGGCCATTCTCGCGTTCTACCGCGCGAAAGGCGTGCGCTACGCGCTCGACGACTTCGGCGAAGGATACAGCGACGAGAACATGCTGCGCGCCATCTCGCCAGATGTCGTCAAGCTGGATCGCCAATATGTCGATCACGTCGACCGCGATCCGGCCAAACGCCGCGTGGCGGAGGGGCTCGCTCGGGTGGCCCAATCGCTTGACATTCGCCTGCTGGCGGAGGGTGTCGAACGGCCCGAGGAAGCAAAGGCCCTGCTTGAACTTGGTTACACGTGGCAACAGGGGTACCTGTACGCGCGGCCGTCTCTCGAGGTGCCGGACGGATCGATTGCGCGATTGCCGCGGGCGTGA
- a CDS encoding type 1 glutamine amidotransferase domain-containing protein, protein MAKKVLMVVTSADKMTDGHPTGLWLSEFAEPYTEFKQVGYEVTVASPRGGQAPIDERSVQNGELHQWPEAVEVLKQTVPLSQVSASDFDAIFLPGGHGTMFDFPNSAELQALIRAFAEAGKVVAAVCHGPAGLVNVRLSNGDPLVKGKRVTAFTDEEERAVKLDDKVPFMLETRLRELGAQFVAQPMWSDHVERDGNLITGQNPQSGISAAKAVIQALDEAR, encoded by the coding sequence GTGGCCAAGAAAGTCCTGATGGTCGTCACGAGTGCAGACAAGATGACGGACGGGCATCCGACAGGGCTCTGGCTGTCCGAATTTGCCGAGCCGTATACGGAGTTTAAGCAGGTCGGCTATGAGGTGACGGTGGCCAGCCCTCGAGGTGGTCAGGCGCCCATCGATGAGCGCAGCGTGCAGAACGGCGAACTTCATCAGTGGCCTGAGGCGGTTGAGGTCTTGAAGCAGACCGTTCCGCTCTCTCAGGTCTCTGCGTCCGATTTCGACGCCATTTTCTTGCCCGGTGGTCACGGCACCATGTTTGATTTCCCAAACAGCGCGGAACTCCAAGCGCTCATCCGGGCGTTTGCCGAGGCGGGGAAAGTGGTCGCCGCCGTGTGCCACGGTCCGGCTGGGTTGGTCAACGTGCGGCTCTCGAACGGCGATCCGCTCGTCAAAGGCAAACGTGTGACGGCGTTCACGGATGAGGAGGAGCGCGCCGTCAAGCTTGACGACAAGGTCCCCTTCATGTTGGAGACGCGCTTGCGCGAGCTTGGCGCGCAGTTCGTGGCCCAGCCGATGTGGTCCGATCACGTCGAACGAGATGGAAATCTTATCACGGGGCAAAACCCGCAGTCGGGCATCAGCGCTGCGAAAGCCGTCATCCAGGCGCTTGACGAAGCTCGTTGA
- the cysC gene encoding adenylyl-sulfate kinase — protein MSTIVWQPTPVTKADRRRLNGHSSCVVWLTGLSGAGKSTIACALELALHERGVRTYLLDGDNLRHGLNRDLGFSADHRTENIRRAAEVAKLFVDAGVIAICSLISPYRRDREAARALFEPGEFIEVFVDCPVEVCKARDPKGLYRRALAGEIQGFTGIDDPYEPPLAPDVVVKTACMPIHECVKSILHHLEQTGHLGLRDGAAGERAAGER, from the coding sequence ATGAGCACCATTGTGTGGCAGCCGACGCCGGTGACGAAGGCGGACAGGCGCCGATTGAACGGGCATTCGAGCTGTGTGGTGTGGTTGACGGGTCTGTCAGGCGCGGGCAAGTCGACCATCGCCTGTGCGCTGGAGCTCGCGCTGCACGAGCGAGGCGTGCGGACGTATCTGCTGGACGGGGACAACCTCCGCCACGGGCTCAATCGCGATCTCGGCTTTTCGGCCGACCATCGGACAGAGAACATCCGCCGGGCGGCGGAGGTGGCAAAGCTGTTCGTGGATGCGGGCGTCATCGCCATCTGTAGCCTCATTTCGCCATATCGGCGGGATCGGGAGGCGGCTCGCGCGCTATTTGAGCCAGGGGAGTTTATCGAGGTTTTCGTCGACTGCCCGGTCGAGGTGTGCAAGGCGCGCGATCCGAAGGGGCTCTATCGGCGAGCGCTGGCGGGGGAAATCCAGGGTTTTACGGGGATCGACGATCCATACGAGCCGCCGCTAGCCCCGGATGTCGTGGTGAAGACGGCTTGCATGCCCATCCACGAGTGCGTCAAGTCCATTCTCCATCACCTTGAACAAACGGGCCACCTGGGTCTGCGGGACGGCGCCGCGGGCGAGCGGGCGGCCGGGGAAAGGTAG
- a CDS encoding trimeric intracellular cation channel family protein, translating into MLNVIGTIAFALSGSIVATEERYDWLGVYVLGFVAAFGGGMIRNLIVGLPVAQIWHQPVLFVTAALTITAVLILPYGFLHRFRRIVSFFDAIGLAAFAVEGAMYAYRAHSTFVTTVVAALMTGIGGGLIRDLLASRKPLVFQAEIYAIWAMLAGAAVGLGLIRTAWEEYLLFALVAALRMLSVRWNWHLPRTGPPEETTTPFGT; encoded by the coding sequence GTGCTCAACGTCATAGGAACAATTGCGTTTGCCCTGAGCGGTTCCATCGTTGCGACCGAAGAGCGGTATGATTGGCTCGGCGTGTATGTGCTCGGGTTCGTCGCCGCGTTCGGCGGCGGTATGATTCGCAACCTCATCGTCGGGTTGCCCGTGGCGCAGATCTGGCACCAGCCCGTCCTGTTTGTCACGGCTGCCCTGACCATCACGGCTGTCCTCATCTTGCCCTACGGATTTCTGCATCGCTTTCGGCGGATCGTCAGCTTCTTCGACGCCATCGGCCTGGCGGCGTTCGCGGTCGAAGGCGCCATGTACGCGTATCGGGCGCACAGCACGTTCGTGACCACCGTCGTGGCCGCGCTCATGACAGGCATTGGGGGCGGGCTCATCCGGGATCTCCTCGCCTCCCGCAAGCCGCTCGTCTTTCAGGCCGAGATCTACGCCATTTGGGCGATGCTGGCCGGCGCCGCGGTGGGGCTCGGGCTCATCCGGACGGCGTGGGAAGAATATCTGCTGTTTGCCCTCGTCGCCGCGCTTCGCATGCTGTCCGTTCGTTGGAATTGGCATCTTCCTCGCACCGGCCCGCCGGAGGAGACCACGACGCCCTTCGGCACCTGA